The following is a genomic window from Actinomadura sp. WMMB 499.
GACGGATCGCGAAATGTTGGGTGCCAGGCGTTGAAAGTGAGGAAGTACGCTGTGGGGACGACTGGGCAGCTGCGTAACGTTGCTGAACCGGTGGCCACTCGTCGAGAAAGTAGACGCCCGGCGTCGTTCGTGCGAATAAGATATTGCTACGATGGTTGAAATGAGTGGATATTCGGCGGATCACGTGGGTGATGCCGGCCTTCCAAGGCCGGTAAGGAGGGGGCGATGGTGGGTTCATGAGTGGACCCTGGAAGCTTCCGTAGCTCTCTCGCTCGATGAATTTGTTCCGCCGGCGCCGCTGCTTGAGCTGGAAGCTTCCTTTGTTTCCATGTGGTTCAGTGAAGAGCGGGGGCTGATCTCCGTCTTTGAAGAGCTTGAAGTGATTAGCGTTCCAGCATTTGTGTATGCGTCACAAGTTGCAATTGAGATAGAGCGACTGCTTGGTGGTGTCGAATTGATCATCGATGGACGCTGTAATCATCAACTGCTGGGAATCGTTCGCCATGAACGATTGGACTAACTTTGGGTTCTTTCGAACATGCTGCTGAATGGCGTCCTTCGGCGCCTCCTCGAGTTCGGACTGGGCGCTCGTGGTTCCCGCGGTCGTCCAAGCCGCCCTCGAAGTCTGCGCCCCCGGAGGATCTGCGTCCCGCAGGATCCGCGTTGGTGCCCCTCGGGGTCAGGTGAAGAAGTCGAATTCGTTGTTGCGGACGCCGGCGAGGAAGGCTTCCCATTCGGCGCGGGTGTAGATGATGACTTCGGCGTCGGGATGGTGGCTGTGCCGGACGGCGACGCGCTCCGTCCCGTCGGCCAGCGGCCCGGCCTCGACGCAGTTGCCGCCGTTATTGGGGCTGAAGGTGCTGATGTGCCAGGCGACGTCGGCGCGCTGCTGCGGAGAGAGAGTCCGGCTGGCTTCTGGCTTGTTCACTGCCATTCCTCTGCGATCTTGGAGATGAGTTCGAGGGACTCTGCTTGCCCAAGAGCTCGGCTCATGTGTCCATCGTACGTTCGGATGAAGCGATCGCTATCCGGCGACTCTACGTAGACGCCTCCCGCCATCGTCTCGCTGTAAGCGACCTGCGGGAACGGAGACGGAAGCTCGAAAATCTCGAAGCTGCCGTAGGTGCCCGCCGGCGTGCCTGCGCGGAGCGGAAGGATGTGGATGTTCACGGTTGGATTGCCCGCACACTGCTCAAGATGGCGGAGTTGACCGCACATGATCTGCGAAGAGCCGACCTGGCGCCGGAGGACGGACTCGTCGAAGACGGCTGTCAACATGGTCGGCTTCTCATCTTCGAGTACTTGCTGCCGGTTCATCCGTAGTTCGTGCCAGCGCTCCACCTGGTCCGGTGTGGCGTCGGCATCGTTCGTCTTGATCACTGCACTTGCGTACTCAGGCGTTTGGAGCAGGCCGGGCACGACGATGGCGGCGAACGAGCGGATGTGCGTGGCCCGTGACTCCAGCCAGGCGTAGTCGACCAGTGACCCGACTACGTCCGTGGCGTAGCCGTCCCACCAGCCCTTTTGCCAGACATCTTGGCTGAGTGCCAGCAACGCATCACGTTGCCGCGGCTGGGAGACGCCATAGAGATCCAGTAGTGCCATCAAGTCTGGACGCCGAATCGGATAGAAACCCGTTTCGAACCGGCTTACGGTCCCGGGGTCTCGCTGTAGGTACTCGGCGACCTCCTTGATCATCAGCCCTCGTTCGTCGCGCAACTCGCGAAGTTGCTGTCCT
Proteins encoded in this region:
- a CDS encoding helix-turn-helix transcriptional regulator gives rise to the protein MAVTPQRATLRSQWLGQQLRELRDERGLMIKEVAEYLQRDPGTVSRFETGFYPIRRPDLMALLDLYGVSQPRQRDALLALSQDVWQKGWWDGYATDVVGSLVDYAWLESRATHIRSFAAIVVPGLLQTPEYASAVIKTNDADATPDQVERWHELRMNRQQVLEDEKPTMLTAVFDESVLRRQVGSSQIMCGQLRHLEQCAGNPTVNIHILPLRAGTPAGTYGSFEIFELPSPFPQVAYSETMAGGVYVESPDSDRFIRTYDGHMSRALGQAESLELISKIAEEWQ
- a CDS encoding DUF397 domain-containing protein; protein product: MNKPEASRTLSPQQRADVAWHISTFSPNNGGNCVEAGPLADGTERVAVRHSHHPDAEVIIYTRAEWEAFLAGVRNNEFDFFT